A stretch of Bdellovibrionales bacterium CG10_big_fil_rev_8_21_14_0_10_45_34 DNA encodes these proteins:
- a CDS encoding NAD(P)H-dependent oxidoreductase subunit E produces MFKLSADGLAKVKSELERYESKYSAIIPALYIAQKENKGWVSPQVVEHLSDIMDIPASRIDEVLKFYTMFNQRPVGKHHIQVCCNVSCAMKEARELTDYICSKLQVKEGDVTADGHFTVTRVECLGSCDTAPVAQIGDRYYENLSTDVVDQLLKELK; encoded by the coding sequence ATTTTTAAATTGTCTGCAGACGGCCTCGCGAAGGTTAAGTCGGAGCTCGAAAGGTACGAGTCGAAATACTCTGCAATAATTCCGGCGCTCTACATTGCTCAAAAAGAAAACAAGGGATGGGTTAGCCCGCAGGTTGTTGAGCACTTAAGCGACATCATGGATATTCCTGCATCAAGAATAGACGAAGTACTGAAGTTTTATACCATGTTCAACCAGAGGCCAGTGGGGAAACACCACATACAGGTTTGTTGCAACGTCTCTTGCGCAATGAAGGAAGCTAGGGAATTGACCGATTATATCTGTTCAAAACTTCAAGTCAAAGAAGGCGATGTCACTGCCGACGGCCATTTCACAGTTACTCGGGTTGAGTGTTTGGGTTCTTGTGACACAGCCCCTGTGGCTCAAATTGGCGATCGTTATTATGAAAATCTCAGCACTGATGTTGTTGATCAGTTATTGAAAGAGCTTAAATAA
- a CDS encoding NADH-quinone oxidoreductase subunit C, whose translation MSVTENVVADLGAQGISGPKLNFYQAFGDAVLECEKSQVPAILTHLKTSKKFDFLMDVCAVDYPGREKRFEVVYHLFSSKDATRLRIKTQVGEGESVPSATPIWKGANWFEREAYDMMGVRFEGHPNLTRILTHHEFKGHPLRKDYDANQQQHLSEVLPIHFENDPNYVPDPNKNLVPLNIGPSHPATHGTLRVMAELDGETIHRANVEIGFLHRCFEKMAETHFYNQVIPYTDRLNYCSAPINNVGYCKTVEKILGVEIPAKAQALRIILCELSRVIDHIVCIGANAVDLGALTGFFYLFGCRERVYTLFEKLCGARLTVSLTRVGGMANNPPDGWINDVLETVKTIRQDIDEIDRLLTGNKIWIQRTQGVGGISAEEAIQYGYTGPCLRAAGVNLDLRKASPYYGYETLDFEVPIGTSGDVYDRYLVRLEEMKQSLKIVEQVCKNLPGGDYTIRDKDIVLPEKREVYGNIEGLMNHFMLVIKGLKPPKGEVYEATEAANGELGFYLVSDGGPSPYRLKVRPPCFAIYQSFSKLVTGGPVADVISVLGSLNLIAGELDR comes from the coding sequence ATGAGCGTTACAGAAAATGTCGTCGCGGATTTGGGTGCTCAAGGTATCTCTGGCCCAAAGCTAAATTTTTATCAGGCGTTTGGGGATGCAGTATTAGAGTGTGAAAAATCACAGGTTCCAGCCATACTGACTCACCTTAAAACATCTAAGAAATTTGATTTCTTGATGGACGTTTGCGCTGTTGATTACCCAGGGCGCGAGAAGAGGTTTGAGGTGGTCTATCACCTATTCTCGTCAAAAGATGCTACCCGACTGAGAATAAAAACCCAGGTCGGCGAAGGTGAGTCGGTTCCTTCCGCTACTCCTATTTGGAAGGGAGCGAACTGGTTTGAGCGTGAAGCCTACGATATGATGGGGGTTCGCTTTGAAGGGCATCCCAATTTAACAAGAATCCTCACTCATCACGAGTTTAAAGGGCACCCCCTAAGAAAAGACTATGATGCCAATCAACAGCAGCATCTTAGCGAAGTATTGCCCATTCATTTCGAAAACGATCCGAATTATGTACCAGATCCCAACAAAAATTTGGTGCCGCTCAATATCGGCCCAAGCCATCCAGCCACGCATGGAACACTTCGAGTGATGGCTGAACTCGACGGGGAAACTATCCATAGGGCCAATGTGGAAATCGGATTTCTTCACCGTTGTTTTGAGAAGATGGCTGAGACTCATTTTTACAATCAGGTTATTCCTTATACCGACCGTCTCAACTATTGTTCGGCGCCCATTAATAACGTGGGGTACTGTAAAACTGTCGAAAAGATTCTTGGTGTTGAGATCCCCGCAAAAGCGCAGGCGCTGAGGATTATCTTGTGTGAGCTTTCCCGAGTGATAGACCATATCGTTTGTATTGGTGCAAATGCTGTGGATTTGGGTGCATTAACAGGTTTCTTCTATCTCTTCGGATGCCGAGAAAGAGTTTACACTCTTTTTGAAAAACTTTGCGGAGCACGTCTAACTGTTTCTCTAACAAGAGTTGGTGGTATGGCGAATAATCCACCGGATGGTTGGATTAACGACGTTTTAGAGACGGTGAAGACTATTCGCCAAGACATTGACGAAATTGATCGTCTGCTTACAGGCAATAAGATTTGGATTCAAAGAACTCAAGGTGTAGGCGGCATTTCTGCAGAAGAAGCTATTCAGTACGGTTACACCGGCCCTTGTTTGAGGGCAGCCGGCGTTAACTTAGATCTACGAAAAGCTTCGCCCTACTACGGATACGAAACTTTGGATTTTGAAGTGCCAATTGGTACATCTGGTGATGTTTACGATCGTTATCTCGTGCGGCTTGAGGAGATGAAACAATCTCTGAAAATCGTCGAGCAAGTTTGTAAGAATTTGCCGGGTGGGGACTACACAATTCGCGACAAAGATATTGTGCTTCCTGAAAAGCGAGAAGTTTACGGAAACATCGAAGGGTTGATGAATCACTTCATGCTAGTAATCAAAGGGCTTAAGCCTCCAAAAGGTGAGGTTTACGAAGCAACTGAAGCGGCCAACGGGGAGCTTGGCTTTTACTTAGTGAGCGACGGGGGGCCAAGCCCTTATCGTTTGAAAGTGCGGCCGCCTTGTTTTGCAATTTATCAGAGCTTTTCAAAACTAGTAACAGGTGGTCCTGTGGCAGATGTCATTTCTGTTTTGGGAAGTCTTAATCTCATAGCAGGAGAGTTGGATCGATAA
- a CDS encoding NADH-quinone oxidoreductase subunit B encodes MNKTLSGSEFAAAESEDLLASNMLTSRVDEFIAWGRKNSLWPMPFGTACCGIELMSVMGPRYDLARFGAEVVRFSPRQSDLLVVAGTITEKMAPILKRIYVQMLEPKYVLSMGACASSGGFYRAYHVLQGADKVIPVDVYVPGCPPAPEAVLDGVMLLQKMIENNHPRPWRKAYDKSLGEIA; translated from the coding sequence ATGAATAAAACCCTTTCTGGTAGCGAGTTTGCTGCCGCCGAGTCTGAGGATCTTTTAGCATCTAATATGCTGACCTCGCGAGTGGATGAGTTTATTGCCTGGGGAAGAAAGAACTCTCTTTGGCCAATGCCCTTCGGTACGGCCTGTTGCGGTATTGAGCTTATGTCGGTGATGGGACCGCGTTATGACCTGGCGCGTTTCGGAGCCGAAGTGGTCAGATTCTCCCCTCGTCAGTCAGACCTTTTGGTTGTGGCTGGCACTATCACAGAAAAAATGGCTCCCATATTAAAGAGAATCTATGTTCAAATGCTTGAGCCAAAATATGTACTCTCAATGGGTGCATGCGCGAGCTCTGGTGGTTTTTACCGCGCTTACCACGTACTTCAAGGGGCCGACAAAGTCATTCCTGTAGATGTTTATGTTCCAGGATGTCCGCCCGCACCCGAGGCAGTTTTAGATGGAGTGATGCTGCTTCAAAAAATGATAGAGAATAACCATCCTAGACCTTGGAGAAAGGCTTACGATAAATCACTGGGTGAGATTGCGTAG